One segment of Comamonas thiooxydans DNA contains the following:
- the pcnB gene encoding polynucleotide adenylyltransferase PcnB, translating into MIKTIIDKLLGKAPAAPRSRKPKFGKREEVPVQVHGIDPNLVDRRAIDVVQTLKRSGHEAYIVGGAVRDLLLGLRPKDFDVATDATPEQVKNLFRRAFIIGKRFRIVHVVYGRGRENEVIEVSTFRAFLDNSAAEQVSGNERTSKNQLAGLKHAVDASGRVLRDNVWGPQDQDATRRDFTINAMYYDPETQIVVDYHGGIADAKKKVLRMIGDPATRYREDPVRIIRAVRFAAKLSSKGFKLEAKTAKPLVECEPLLQEVPQSRLFDEMLKLLQTGHALASVAQLKELGLSRGIYPLLDVVMERADHPFVQAALMDTDRRVAEGKPVAPSFLLACVLWQDVKQGWEKRLAKSYHPFPALQESIDEVFDQRIGDVSGRGKLAADMREIWVMQPRFDKRTGATPHSMVAQPRFRAGFDFMRLRADIGEVEESLASWWQEFQQADDAQRDDLIAQARDEQRARQRAQQQTAPKVHRVAKKKAEGEQDSPLDQVAAEGDAAAPKKRRRRRRKPSAGAAPAAGGDE; encoded by the coding sequence ATGATCAAGACCATTATTGACAAGCTGCTGGGCAAGGCGCCCGCAGCCCCCCGCTCGCGCAAGCCAAAGTTCGGCAAGCGTGAGGAAGTGCCGGTTCAGGTGCATGGCATAGACCCGAACCTGGTGGACCGTCGCGCCATCGACGTGGTGCAGACGCTCAAGCGCTCGGGCCACGAGGCCTACATCGTCGGCGGCGCCGTGCGCGACCTGCTGCTGGGTCTGCGTCCCAAGGACTTCGACGTGGCCACCGATGCCACGCCCGAACAGGTCAAGAACCTGTTTCGCCGCGCCTTCATCATCGGCAAGCGTTTTCGCATCGTGCACGTGGTCTATGGCCGCGGCCGCGAAAACGAAGTCATCGAGGTGTCCACCTTCCGTGCCTTTCTGGACAACAGCGCGGCCGAGCAGGTCAGCGGCAATGAACGTACCAGCAAGAATCAGCTGGCTGGGCTGAAGCATGCCGTGGATGCCAGCGGCCGCGTGCTGCGCGACAACGTCTGGGGCCCGCAGGACCAGGATGCCACGCGCCGCGACTTCACCATCAACGCCATGTACTACGACCCCGAGACACAGATCGTGGTCGACTATCACGGCGGCATTGCGGACGCCAAGAAGAAGGTGCTGCGCATGATCGGCGATCCGGCCACGCGCTATCGCGAAGACCCGGTGCGCATCATTCGTGCCGTGCGCTTTGCCGCCAAGCTCAGCAGCAAGGGCTTCAAGCTCGAAGCCAAGACCGCCAAGCCTCTGGTCGAGTGCGAGCCGCTGCTGCAGGAAGTGCCGCAAAGCCGCTTGTTCGACGAAATGCTCAAGCTGCTGCAGACCGGTCACGCGCTGGCCTCGGTGGCACAGCTCAAGGAACTGGGTCTGTCGCGCGGCATCTATCCGCTGCTGGACGTGGTCATGGAGCGTGCCGACCATCCCTTCGTGCAGGCCGCACTGATGGACACCGACCGCCGCGTGGCCGAAGGCAAGCCCGTGGCGCCCAGCTTCCTGCTGGCCTGCGTGCTGTGGCAGGACGTCAAGCAGGGCTGGGAAAAGCGTCTGGCCAAGAGCTATCACCCTTTTCCTGCACTGCAGGAGTCGATTGACGAGGTGTTCGATCAGCGTATCGGCGATGTCTCGGGCCGGGGCAAGCTGGCTGCCGATATGCGCGAGATCTGGGTCATGCAGCCGCGCTTTGACAAGCGCACCGGAGCCACTCCGCACTCCATGGTGGCGCAGCCGCGCTTCCGTGCCGGTTTTGACTTCATGCGCTTGCGTGCCGATATCGGCGAGGTCGAGGAAAGCCTGGCCAGCTGGTGGCAGGAGTTCCAGCAGGCCGACGATGCCCAGCGCGATGACCTGATTGCCCAGGCCCGCGACGAGCAGCGCGCCCGCCAGCGTGCCCAGCAGCAGACGGCTCCCAAGGTGCATCGCGTGGCCAAGAAAAAAGCCGAAGGCGAGCAGGACAGCCCGCTGGATCAGGTGGCCGCAGAAGGCGATGCCGCCGCTCCCAAAAAGCGCCGCCGCCGTCGCCGCAAACCATCCGCCGGTGCGGCTCCAGCCGCCGGTGGTGATGAGTAA
- a CDS encoding HAD family phosphatase gives MSTSELAIKPRLALFDLDHTLLPLDSDHGWGEFSIAIGWCDREEFGRQNDAFFDDYLAGRLNIPDYVRFATAAVVQRGEAAATAAHQRFMDEVIRPAMKPAALALVQQHLDAGDTVVITSATNEFVTRPIAHAFGVQHLLATELVRDGSGWFTGEIAGTPNMREGKVVRMTEWLTQRGLRWEDVEATFYSDSMNDVPLLEKVDHPVATNPDARLRALAEERGWRIVDLFSEAP, from the coding sequence ATGTCGACTTCTGAATTGGCTATCAAGCCCAGGCTGGCCCTGTTTGACCTGGACCATACGCTGCTGCCTCTGGACTCCGACCATGGCTGGGGCGAGTTCTCCATTGCCATCGGCTGGTGCGACCGCGAGGAGTTCGGGCGCCAGAACGATGCCTTTTTTGACGACTATCTGGCCGGCCGTCTCAACATCCCCGACTATGTGCGTTTTGCCACGGCTGCCGTGGTGCAGCGCGGCGAGGCTGCGGCCACGGCTGCGCACCAGCGTTTCATGGACGAAGTGATTCGCCCCGCCATGAAGCCTGCCGCCCTGGCATTGGTGCAGCAGCACCTGGATGCGGGCGATACCGTGGTCATCACCTCGGCCACCAACGAGTTTGTGACGCGTCCCATCGCCCATGCCTTCGGCGTGCAGCACCTGCTGGCAACCGAGCTGGTGCGTGATGGCAGTGGCTGGTTCACCGGCGAGATCGCCGGCACTCCCAATATGCGCGAGGGCAAGGTCGTGCGCATGACCGAATGGCTGACCCAGCGCGGCCTGCGCTGGGAGGACGTCGAGGCGACCTTCTACAGCGACTCCATGAACGATGTGCCCCTGCTTGAAAAAGTGGATCACCCGGTGGCCACCAACCCCGATGCGCGCTTGCGTGCCCTGGCCGAGGAACGCGGCTGGCGCATCGTGGACCTATTTAGCGAAGCACCATGA
- the hda gene encoding DnaA regulatory inactivator Hda — protein sequence MKQLALDISMAPGPTLARFFVGPNAALIDHLRHWVGDGQLQQSRTPVPTYLWGEAGSGKSHLLKAVREALREQGAMVGWMDASTPFPPEFDERWAAVLMDDVDIYTPFQQARAFNWFVNATSPATGLPRWVLAAGQLPVADLKMREDLRTRLGWGHVYQLHLLDESARRAVLRQEADARGVFLSDEVMDYMLRRFSRDLGSLMQLLDMLDGFALRNKRAITIPLLKTMLETE from the coding sequence ATGAAGCAGCTGGCTCTGGATATCAGCATGGCGCCCGGCCCGACGCTTGCGCGTTTCTTCGTCGGCCCGAATGCCGCGCTGATTGATCATCTGCGTCACTGGGTGGGCGACGGTCAGCTGCAGCAGTCGCGCACGCCTGTACCCACCTATCTCTGGGGAGAGGCCGGGTCCGGCAAGAGTCATTTGCTCAAGGCGGTGCGTGAAGCTTTGCGTGAGCAAGGCGCGATGGTGGGCTGGATGGATGCATCCACACCGTTCCCGCCCGAGTTCGACGAGCGCTGGGCCGCCGTGCTCATGGACGATGTGGATATCTACACCCCGTTCCAGCAGGCGCGTGCCTTCAACTGGTTCGTGAATGCCACCAGCCCCGCCACCGGCCTGCCGCGCTGGGTGCTGGCTGCGGGTCAGTTGCCGGTGGCCGATCTCAAGATGCGTGAGGACCTGCGCACCCGCCTTGGCTGGGGTCACGTCTATCAGCTGCATCTGCTCGACGAGTCGGCGCGGCGTGCCGTGCTGCGTCAGGAAGCCGATGCCCGTGGCGTGTTTCTGAGCGACGAAGTGATGGATTACATGCTCAGACGCTTTTCTCGCGATCTGGGCTCGCTGATGCAGCTGCTGGACATGCTGGACGGTTTTGCCTTGCGCAACAAGCGCGCCATCACCATCCCGCTGCTCAAGACCATGCTGGAAACCGAGTGA
- the purM gene encoding phosphoribosylformylglycinamidine cyclo-ligase → MSSSASSSTPISYKDAGVDIDAGDALVERIKPLAKKTMREGVMAGIGGFGALFEVPKRYKEPVLVSGTDGVGTKLKLAFEWNMHDTVGIDLVAMSVNDVLVQGAEPLFFLDYFACGKLHVDTAAAVVGGIAKGCELSGCALIGGETAEMPGMYPDGEYDLAGFAVGAVEKSKILSGQNVKPGDVVLGLASHGVHSNGFSLVRKCIERAEAQGSVPETLDGKPFKAAIMEPTRLYVKNVLAALDKHPIKALAHITGGGLLENIPRVLPEGTAAHLKAGSWPQTELFAWLQKTAGIDDIEMNRTFNNGIGMVVVVAAEDAEATAATLAELGEKVYSIGAITEIGSGKPVEVR, encoded by the coding sequence ATGAGCTCTTCCGCATCCTCCTCTACCCCCATTTCCTACAAAGACGCCGGTGTTGACATCGACGCAGGCGACGCCCTGGTCGAACGCATCAAGCCCCTGGCCAAGAAAACCATGCGCGAAGGCGTGATGGCCGGCATCGGCGGCTTCGGCGCCCTGTTCGAAGTGCCCAAGCGCTACAAGGAACCCGTGCTGGTGTCCGGCACCGACGGCGTGGGCACCAAGCTCAAGCTGGCTTTCGAGTGGAATATGCACGACACCGTGGGCATCGACCTGGTGGCCATGAGTGTGAACGATGTGCTGGTGCAGGGCGCCGAGCCCCTGTTCTTCCTCGATTACTTCGCCTGCGGCAAGCTGCATGTGGACACGGCCGCTGCCGTGGTGGGCGGTATCGCCAAGGGCTGCGAGCTGTCCGGCTGCGCGCTGATCGGTGGTGAAACCGCCGAGATGCCCGGCATGTACCCCGATGGCGAATACGATCTGGCCGGCTTTGCCGTCGGTGCGGTCGAAAAGTCCAAGATCCTCAGCGGCCAGAACGTCAAGCCCGGCGACGTGGTGCTGGGCCTGGCTTCGCACGGCGTGCACTCCAACGGCTTCTCCCTGGTGCGCAAGTGCATAGAGCGCGCCGAGGCCCAGGGCAGCGTGCCCGAGACTCTGGACGGCAAGCCCTTCAAGGCTGCCATCATGGAGCCCACCCGTTTGTATGTGAAGAACGTGCTGGCAGCACTGGACAAGCACCCCATCAAGGCCCTGGCCCACATCACCGGCGGCGGCCTGCTGGAAAACATCCCCCGCGTGCTGCCCGAAGGCACCGCTGCCCATCTGAAGGCTGGCAGCTGGCCCCAGACCGAGCTGTTCGCCTGGCTGCAAAAAACCGCCGGCATTGACGACATCGAGATGAACCGCACGTTCAACAACGGTATCGGCATGGTGGTTGTGGTGGCCGCTGAAGACGCAGAAGCCACGGCAGCCACACTGGCCGAGCTGGGCGAGAAGGTCTACAGCATCGGCGCCATCACGGAAATCGGCTCCGGCAAGCCCGTTGAAGTTCGCTAA
- a CDS encoding AI-2E family transporter: protein MTQHLPAPITTQPGPSPKVILASYILMGAALLLVMHQGILPGLLCVCVGFMLTRSLSRLLSRANPRAFASNQLPRWAQVVATTIVILAPLALLSGALSQTRTYITEAPAQYKELLDYLAATVLELREKLPSDIADQLPDGAQEIQSKLAGYLAAKAGVLATAGRAWLTGLLYAYVGLIIGALAAVRPIATRHPPLVLALQQRIGHFALAFKQIVAAQFWIAAFNTLLTSVFLLAILPIWKLQLPYTPALITLTFIAGLIPIVGNLLCNAVLTLVGLSVSPIAAAACLGFLILIHKAEYVINAKVVGTRTHMGVWELLAVMFVAESVFGPAGLVAAPLFYAYLKKELEAAQLV, encoded by the coding sequence ATGACGCAGCATTTGCCCGCCCCCATCACTACGCAACCGGGCCCTTCGCCCAAGGTCATATTGGCCAGTTACATATTGATGGGAGCAGCATTGCTGCTCGTCATGCATCAGGGAATACTCCCCGGCCTGCTGTGTGTGTGCGTAGGCTTCATGCTTACCCGCTCGCTGTCGCGCCTGCTGTCACGCGCCAACCCTCGCGCCTTTGCCAGCAACCAGCTGCCACGCTGGGCCCAGGTGGTTGCCACCACCATCGTGATTCTGGCACCGCTGGCCCTGCTCAGCGGCGCACTCTCCCAGACCCGAACCTATATCACCGAAGCCCCCGCCCAGTACAAGGAACTGCTGGACTATCTGGCGGCCACGGTGCTGGAGCTGCGAGAGAAACTACCTTCGGACATTGCCGATCAGCTGCCTGACGGCGCTCAGGAGATTCAAAGCAAGCTGGCCGGCTATCTGGCCGCCAAGGCCGGTGTGCTGGCCACGGCAGGCAGAGCCTGGCTCACTGGCTTGCTCTATGCCTATGTAGGCCTGATCATCGGCGCGCTGGCAGCCGTTCGCCCCATCGCCACGCGCCACCCGCCGCTGGTGCTGGCCCTGCAGCAGCGCATCGGTCACTTTGCCTTGGCCTTCAAGCAGATCGTGGCCGCCCAGTTCTGGATTGCAGCCTTCAACACGCTGCTGACGTCCGTCTTCCTGTTGGCCATATTGCCGATCTGGAAGCTGCAACTGCCTTACACCCCCGCGCTGATCACGCTGACTTTCATCGCCGGGCTGATCCCCATCGTCGGCAACTTGCTGTGCAATGCCGTGCTGACGCTGGTTGGCCTGTCCGTATCGCCCATAGCTGCTGCCGCCTGCCTGGGCTTCCTGATCCTGATTCACAAGGCTGAATACGTGATCAACGCCAAGGTAGTGGGAACACGCACGCATATGGGCGTATGGGAGCTGCTGGCCGTGATGTTTGTGGCCGAGTCCGTCTTCGGCCCCGCAGGTCTGGTGGCAGCGCCGCTGTTCTACGCCTATCTCAAGAAAGAGCTGGAAGCCGCACAACTGGTGTAA
- a CDS encoding SirB1 family protein codes for MSWTIDEYPTALQYFASLVQSDENFALMEAAISIAQDAEPDLDLQAVLAELDRLQVRLVQRLAGEEDGLRKLSALNKFFYGELGFAGNLNNYYDPANSYIHHVLQTRRGIPISVALIWLELAAGIGLTVEGIGFPGHFLVKVMLPQGQVVQDPLTGDSYSASALAERLQPFLDQAGITPDDAPPLGLYLQAAHPRDVVARMLRNLQEIHQVQKDWPMLVAVLNRLILLQPGREELFRDRGMAYAQWGVIERALSDLERYAPAAQGQEADYIAKTIARLRRAG; via the coding sequence ATGAGCTGGACGATAGACGAGTACCCCACGGCCCTGCAGTATTTTGCGTCTTTGGTGCAGAGTGATGAAAACTTTGCCTTGATGGAAGCCGCCATCAGCATTGCTCAGGATGCCGAACCTGATCTTGACCTGCAGGCCGTGCTGGCCGAGCTGGACAGGCTGCAGGTGCGTTTGGTGCAACGTCTGGCAGGCGAGGAGGACGGTTTGCGCAAGCTCAGTGCGCTCAACAAGTTCTTCTATGGCGAGCTTGGCTTTGCCGGCAACCTCAACAACTATTACGACCCCGCCAACAGCTATATCCACCATGTGCTTCAGACAAGGCGCGGCATTCCCATCAGCGTGGCGCTGATCTGGCTGGAGCTGGCTGCCGGCATTGGTCTGACGGTGGAAGGCATAGGCTTTCCAGGGCATTTTCTGGTCAAGGTCATGCTGCCGCAGGGGCAGGTGGTGCAGGATCCGTTGACCGGCGACTCCTACTCCGCAAGCGCCTTGGCAGAGCGCCTGCAGCCGTTTCTCGATCAGGCCGGCATTACACCCGATGATGCGCCCCCGCTGGGGCTGTATCTGCAGGCAGCTCATCCGCGCGATGTCGTGGCGCGCATGCTGCGCAATCTGCAGGAGATTCATCAGGTCCAGAAAGACTGGCCCATGCTGGTGGCCGTGCTCAATCGCCTGATCCTGCTGCAGCCCGGCCGCGAGGAGCTGTTCCGGGACCGCGGCATGGCGTATGCCCAATGGGGAGTGATTGAAAGAGCGCTATCGGATCTGGAGCGTTATGCGCCTGCCGCGCAAGGACAGGAGGCCGATTACATCGCCAAAACCATTGCCCGGCTGCGCCGGGCGGGTTGA
- the murJ gene encoding murein biosynthesis integral membrane protein MurJ, translating to MSLFKAASTVSLLTLASRVSGLVRDLLMASMFGANALTDAFNVAFRIPNLFRRLFAEGAFSQAFVPVLAASKTRDGEEATRHLISHVATLLFWALLVVCVLGVIGAPLLVWLLASGMRQSPDGYHAAVVMTRWMFPYIGFMSLVALSAGILNTWKKFAVSAATPVLLNLSMIVAALLGAPWFEKQGIEPIYAMAGGVMLGGVLQLAVQIPALRSMGLMPRIGFSPAAIRAAWDEAGVRRILTLMGPALLGVGVAQVSLMINTQIASYMAPGSVTWLFYADRLMEFPTALLGVALGVVLTPQLASAKAAGDGERYSNMLDWGLRLVVLLAVPCAVGLLTFATPLVATLFHRGALHDSDVGQIALALMGYGAGLLGLVAIKVLAPGYYASQDIRTPVKIAIVVLVITQLLNLVLVPWLKHTGLALSIGLAALVNATWLLIGLLRRGTYKPGAGWLKFIVQVIAASALLAVLLLWGSQHFDWVGLRSNGLLRAGLLAVMMVGAAVLYFGVLMLSGLNLRQLLRR from the coding sequence GTGTCACTGTTCAAAGCCGCCTCCACCGTATCTCTTCTGACGCTGGCCTCCCGTGTTTCGGGGCTGGTACGCGATCTGCTCATGGCCTCCATGTTCGGCGCCAATGCGCTGACCGATGCCTTCAATGTCGCCTTCAGAATTCCCAATCTCTTTCGCCGTCTGTTCGCCGAGGGTGCTTTCAGTCAGGCCTTTGTGCCGGTGCTGGCCGCGAGCAAGACCCGGGATGGCGAGGAGGCCACGCGCCACCTGATCAGCCATGTCGCGACCCTGCTGTTCTGGGCGCTGCTGGTGGTCTGCGTGCTGGGCGTGATCGGCGCTCCGCTGCTGGTCTGGCTGCTGGCCAGCGGCATGCGCCAGTCGCCCGACGGCTATCACGCCGCCGTGGTGATGACGCGCTGGATGTTCCCCTATATCGGTTTTATGTCGCTGGTGGCGTTGTCGGCAGGCATTCTCAATACCTGGAAGAAGTTCGCGGTATCGGCGGCCACGCCCGTGCTGCTCAATCTCAGCATGATCGTGGCGGCTCTGCTGGGAGCTCCCTGGTTCGAGAAGCAGGGCATAGAGCCCATCTACGCCATGGCTGGCGGCGTGATGCTGGGCGGCGTGCTGCAGCTGGCGGTGCAGATTCCTGCGCTGCGCTCCATGGGGCTGATGCCCAGGATCGGCTTTTCGCCGGCGGCCATTCGCGCAGCCTGGGACGAGGCGGGCGTGCGCCGTATCCTGACGCTGATGGGGCCGGCGCTGCTGGGGGTTGGCGTGGCCCAGGTTTCATTGATGATCAACACCCAGATCGCTTCCTATATGGCGCCCGGCAGCGTGACCTGGCTGTTCTATGCCGACCGGCTGATGGAGTTTCCCACAGCCTTGCTGGGCGTGGCCCTGGGCGTGGTGCTGACGCCGCAGCTGGCGTCGGCCAAGGCGGCCGGTGACGGCGAGCGCTATTCCAATATGCTGGACTGGGGTCTGCGCCTGGTGGTGCTGCTGGCCGTGCCCTGCGCCGTGGGGCTGCTGACCTTTGCCACGCCGCTGGTGGCCACGCTGTTCCATCGCGGTGCCTTGCATGACAGCGATGTGGGGCAGATTGCCCTGGCGCTGATGGGCTACGGCGCCGGCCTGCTGGGTCTGGTGGCCATCAAAGTGCTGGCGCCCGGCTACTACGCCAGCCAGGACATCCGCACACCCGTGAAGATCGCGATCGTGGTGCTGGTGATTACGCAGTTGCTCAATCTGGTGCTGGTGCCCTGGCTCAAGCACACCGGGCTGGCCCTGTCCATCGGCCTGGCCGCGCTGGTCAATGCGACCTGGCTGCTCATCGGCCTGCTGCGCCGCGGCACCTACAAGCCCGGAGCGGGCTGGCTGAAGTTCATCGTGCAGGTGATTGCGGCCAGTGCCTTGCTGGCGGTGCTGCTGCTCTGGGGCAGTCAGCACTTCGACTGGGTGGGCTTGCGCAGCAATGGCTTGCTGCGCGCAGGTCTGCTGGCTGTCATGATGGTCGGTGCCGCCGTGCTTTACTTTGGCGTGCTGATGCTGTCGGGCCTGAATCTGCGTCAATTGCTGCGCCGTTAA
- the rpsT gene encoding 30S ribosomal protein S20 — MATKAKKNPRLASGRKRARQNVKLNAANTSLRSKYRTAVKNVEKAVVAGDKTKAAELFAKAQSVIDAIADKGIFHKNKAARDKSRLSAKVKTLALAA, encoded by the coding sequence ATGGCAACTAAAGCCAAAAAGAACCCCCGCCTGGCTTCTGGCCGCAAGCGCGCCCGCCAGAACGTCAAGCTGAACGCTGCGAACACTTCGCTGCGTTCCAAGTACCGCACTGCTGTCAAGAATGTCGAGAAGGCTGTTGTGGCCGGCGACAAGACCAAGGCAGCTGAACTGTTTGCCAAGGCTCAGTCCGTGATCGACGCGATCGCTGACAAGGGCATCTTCCACAAGAACAAGGCAGCTCGTGATAAGAGCCGCCTGTCCGCCAAGGTCAAGACCCTGGCTCTGGCTGCTTAA
- the mqo gene encoding malate dehydrogenase (quinone) — MKKSIKAGLGAVAALVLAALLFLFWPIFPRSVPKAENEQPVDVVMVGAGVMSTTLATYLQELQPDWKIEVFERLDGVALESSNGWNNAGTGHSGFAELNYTPQLPDGSVETKRAVGIAEQFEVTRQFWAHQVGRGHLQSPETFVNATPHMSFVWGDDNIAFLKKRQQALVQNPLFYGMEYSEDQAQIKKWAPLMIEGRDPAQKIAATYMPLGTDVNHGVWTEQLMASLQKGPNFQLHLQSEVTALRQNADKTWNVTVADLAKGGQEKTVKAKFVFVGAGGAALKLLQASGIPESKNYAGFPVGGQFLAIENPELAKRHDVKAYGIASTGSPPMSVPHLDARQLDGKPVVLFGPFALATTKFLKNGSWWDLFSSVTHDNLMGMLRVGIHNLDLVQYLMQQAELTDADRQAVLAQYFPEAKREDWKLVTAGQRVQIIKRDPEKGAVLQFGTEIVGSEDGSIAALLGASPGASTAPHIMLNLLKKSFPEQMASAEWKAHIQQIVPSYGRKINEDAAYTNEIRRMTSSALKLPYVDVPADLGKKAEAAPAPAAAPQNPTQLNKEMQAL; from the coding sequence ATGAAAAAGTCGATCAAAGCAGGACTGGGAGCCGTCGCGGCCCTGGTCCTGGCCGCGCTGTTATTTTTGTTTTGGCCAATATTTCCTCGCTCCGTGCCCAAGGCCGAGAACGAGCAGCCCGTCGATGTGGTGATGGTAGGCGCCGGCGTGATGAGCACGACGCTGGCCACCTACCTGCAGGAGCTGCAGCCCGACTGGAAGATCGAGGTCTTCGAGCGCCTTGACGGCGTGGCCCTGGAAAGCTCCAACGGCTGGAACAACGCCGGCACCGGCCACTCCGGCTTTGCCGAGCTCAACTACACGCCCCAGCTGCCCGACGGCAGCGTGGAAACCAAGCGTGCCGTGGGCATTGCCGAGCAGTTCGAGGTGACGCGCCAGTTCTGGGCCCACCAGGTCGGCCGCGGCCACCTGCAGTCGCCCGAGACTTTCGTGAACGCCACGCCCCATATGAGCTTCGTCTGGGGCGATGACAACATTGCCTTCCTCAAGAAGCGCCAGCAAGCCCTGGTCCAGAATCCTCTGTTCTACGGCATGGAGTACTCCGAAGACCAGGCACAGATCAAGAAGTGGGCCCCGCTGATGATCGAAGGCCGTGACCCGGCCCAGAAGATCGCCGCCACCTACATGCCCCTGGGCACCGACGTGAACCATGGCGTCTGGACCGAGCAGCTGATGGCCTCGCTCCAGAAGGGCCCCAACTTCCAGCTGCACCTGCAAAGCGAAGTCACGGCCCTGCGCCAGAACGCCGACAAGACCTGGAACGTGACCGTGGCTGATCTGGCCAAGGGCGGCCAGGAAAAGACCGTCAAGGCCAAGTTCGTCTTCGTCGGTGCCGGCGGTGCCGCACTCAAGCTGCTGCAGGCCTCGGGCATCCCCGAATCCAAGAACTACGCCGGCTTCCCCGTGGGCGGCCAGTTCCTGGCCATCGAGAACCCCGAGCTGGCCAAGCGCCACGACGTCAAGGCCTATGGCATTGCGTCCACCGGCTCGCCCCCCATGTCCGTACCCCATCTGGACGCCCGTCAGCTCGACGGCAAGCCCGTGGTGCTGTTCGGCCCCTTCGCCCTGGCCACCACCAAGTTCCTCAAGAACGGCTCCTGGTGGGACCTGTTCTCCTCGGTCACCCATGACAATCTGATGGGCATGCTGCGCGTGGGCATCCACAACCTGGACCTGGTCCAGTACCTGATGCAGCAGGCCGAGCTGACCGACGCAGACCGTCAGGCCGTGCTGGCTCAGTACTTCCCCGAAGCCAAGCGCGAGGACTGGAAGCTCGTCACCGCCGGCCAGCGTGTGCAGATCATCAAGCGCGACCCTGAAAAAGGCGCCGTGCTGCAGTTCGGCACCGAAATCGTGGGTTCGGAAGACGGTAGCATCGCCGCCCTGCTGGGTGCCTCGCCCGGTGCCTCGACCGCACCCCACATCATGCTGAACCTGCTCAAGAAGTCCTTCCCCGAGCAGATGGCCAGCGCCGAGTGGAAGGCCCACATCCAGCAGATCGTGCCCTCCTACGGCCGCAAGATCAACGAGGATGCCGCCTATACCAACGAGATCCGCCGCATGACCAGCTCGGCCCTGAAGCTGCCCTATGTGGATGTCCCTGCCGATCTGGGCAAGAAGGCCGAAGCGGCTCCCGCACCTGCCGCAGCTCCTCAGAACCCCACCCAGCTGAACAAGGAAATGCAGGCGCTCTAA